In Romboutsia lituseburensis, a genomic segment contains:
- a CDS encoding Mor transcription activator family protein yields MKVKLDDLSINVSNLFNIVGEEKFLEITKLYGGNNLYIPTYKSAIRESRNREIINKFNGCNADVLAREYGISVNYVNKIVKG; encoded by the coding sequence ATGAAGGTTAAATTAGATGATTTAAGTATTAATGTAAGTAATTTATTTAATATTGTTGGTGAGGAAAAGTTTTTAGAGATTACTAAGCTTTATGGGGGGAACAATTTATATATTCCTACATATAAAAGTGCTATTAGGGAAAGTAGAAATAGGGAGATTATTAATAAGTTTAATGGATGTAATGCTGATGTCCTAGCTAGAGAATATGGTATTAGTGTTAATTATGTAAACAAAATTGTTAAGGGATAA
- a CDS encoding YwqG family protein yields the protein MKRRVVGYLICLIGFFIKFDHEIYMYIIIDDFESWHEDEEFPIQDEYKLEFEIAKEGITIQDYNFDKLFNNECNKSFIDTIDEEVMDEIYDDDEEQKDGCTQHKIGGYPFFAQQDPREGEKSLRRFDTLLLQIDTEEDEGIVWGDCGVCNFFINSEDLKNKDFSVVNFDYTKNKDQSI from the coding sequence ATGAAAAGAAGAGTAGTAGGATATCTTATATGTCTTATAGGATTTTTTATTAAGTTCGACCATGAAATATATATGTATATAATAATAGATGATTTTGAATCATGGCATGAAGATGAAGAATTTCCAATTCAAGATGAATATAAGTTAGAATTTGAGATTGCCAAAGAAGGTATTACTATTCAAGATTATAATTTTGATAAACTATTCAATAATGAATGCAATAAATCATTTATAGATACTATAGATGAAGAAGTTATGGATGAAATATATGATGATGACGAGGAACAAAAAGATGGCTGTACTCAACATAAGATAGGTGGATATCCATTCTTTGCTCAGCAGGATCCAAGAGAAGGCGAAAAGTCTTTAAGGAGATTTGATACACTGTTACTTCAAATAGATACTGAAGAAGATGAAGGTATTGTATGGGGAGACTGTGGTGTTTGTAACTTCTTTATAAACAGTGAAGATTTGAAAAATAAAGATTTTAGTGTAGTAAATTTTGATTACACAAAAAATAAGGATCAGTCCATTTGA
- a CDS encoding barstar family protein has protein sequence MYRELIEKNYIYICKYFEWEEKIKAEIINKYNDALVVEIECENCKDKQSLMVEIANKLNFPSHFSYNWDSLDECLNDLEWIEFSSLIIVLRDTEYLLANEIYNLGYFYDIISDSLIEWNEGRNHYDYKTLSKIDCVLSTVENLNLLEKELKKCDIQKYI, from the coding sequence ATGTACAGAGAATTAATAGAAAAAAACTATATTTATATTTGTAAGTATTTTGAATGGGAAGAGAAAATAAAAGCAGAAATAATAAATAAGTATAATGACGCATTAGTAGTTGAAATAGAGTGTGAAAATTGTAAAGATAAACAAAGTTTAATGGTAGAAATAGCTAATAAGTTAAATTTTCCTAGTCACTTTTCGTACAACTGGGATTCTCTTGATGAATGTTTAAATGATTTAGAATGGATTGAATTTAGCAGTTTAATTATTGTACTAAGAGATACTGAATACTTATTAGCAAATGAAATTTATAATTTAGGATACTTCTATGATATTATTTCAGATTCATTAATTGAATGGAATGAAGGTAGAAATCACTATGACTATAAAACTCTTTCAAAGATAGATTGCGTACTTTCTACTGTAGAAAATCTAAATTTATTAGAAAAAGAGCTTAAAAAATGTGATATACAAAAATACATATAA
- a CDS encoding DUF1659 domain-containing protein, translating to MAIATKNPSGLKLKFQIGQDELTGKIKTKTKTLSNLKPSTSNDAVHEVGELLASLQDHTLLEVAKIDNTTLSA from the coding sequence ATGGCAATAGCTACAAAAAATCCATCAGGATTAAAATTAAAATTTCAAATTGGTCAAGATGAACTAACAGGAAAGATAAAGACTAAAACTAAGACTTTATCAAACTTAAAACCAAGCACATCTAATGATGCTGTTCATGAAGTAGGCGAACTATTAGCATCACTTCAAGATCATACTTTGCTAGAAGTAGCAAAAATAGATAATACAACATTATCTGCATAA
- a CDS encoding GNAT family N-acetyltransferase: MEIKLIKPTLEYAYDIMKYKQEFLQSGETMSGCGNLRKCSTAKEWIDELDLLESDKTCPPDMVTSNTYIAVRISDNKIVGVIDFRHHIKNPILSIWGGHIGYSVSPSERKKGYATEMLRQIILNCKSYGLDKVLVTCDCNNIGSKKTIIANGGLFEKNVGVEGDTIERYWIHF; the protein is encoded by the coding sequence ATGGAAATTAAATTAATAAAACCAACTTTAGAATATGCTTATGATATTATGAAATATAAACAAGAGTTTTTACAAAGTGGCGAAACTATGTCAGGTTGTGGAAATTTAAGAAAATGTTCTACAGCAAAAGAATGGATTGATGAACTTGATTTACTTGAAAGTGATAAAACTTGTCCACCAGACATGGTAACTTCTAACACTTATATAGCAGTAAGAATAAGTGACAATAAAATCGTAGGAGTGATTGACTTTAGACATCATATTAAAAATCCAATATTAAGTATATGGGGAGGCCATATAGGATATTCTGTTAGTCCGAGTGAAAGAAAAAAAGGTTATGCTACAGAGATGCTTAGGCAAATCATATTGAATTGTAAATCATATGGATTAGATAAGGTGCTTGTAACTTGCGATTGTAACAATATAGGAAGTAAAAAGACTATAATTGCTAATGGAGGATTATTCGAAAAAAATGTAGGCGTAGAGGGAGATACTATAGAGCGTTATTGGATACACTTTTAA
- a CDS encoding hemerythrin domain-containing protein, translated as MIHQNLTRQHKDLYKLLSDMKSLGYNVESNVDKIALNINLLAGKINIHLQSEDKYLYSLLLNASNPEIRKIAKNFIIEMGHISKSFNDFKLKFNTKNKILKNINEFKIEYAKIIDSIFNRLNKEDKNLYILIK; from the coding sequence ATGATCCATCAAAATTTAACAAGGCAACATAAAGACCTTTATAAGCTATTATCTGATATGAAATCTCTTGGATATAATGTCGAATCTAATGTTGATAAAATTGCATTAAATATTAATTTACTAGCAGGAAAAATAAATATCCATTTACAGTCAGAAGATAAGTATTTATACTCACTACTATTAAATGCTTCTAATCCAGAAATAAGAAAAATTGCAAAAAATTTTATTATAGAAATGGGACACATATCTAAATCATTTAATGATTTTAAATTAAAATTTAATACTAAAAATAAAATTTTAAAAAATATAAATGAATTTAAAATAGAGTATGCTAAAATCATTGATTCTATATTTAATAGACTTAATAAAGAAGATAAAAATTTATACATATTAATAAAATGA
- a CDS encoding GNAT family N-acetyltransferase, with protein MDNIRLEIPSIKYEKSFLEYINDYKTLGDKEYMYVYRDAYKDFKQYVSKLNNNAKGIDLPEGYVPCSSFWLVNDKEQVLGSIRIRHGNIPFDGNIGYDIAPKYRGNGYGNKILELALPYAKEIGLDKVVLNCAKTNIRSEKVILNNNGIFFKSHEKDGNLYNQFEIKF; from the coding sequence ATGGATAATATTAGATTAGAAATACCAAGCATAAAATATGAAAAGAGTTTTTTAGAGTATATTAATGACTACAAGACATTAGGAGATAAAGAGTACATGTATGTTTACAGAGATGCTTATAAAGATTTTAAACAGTATGTAAGTAAACTTAACAATAATGCTAAAGGCATTGATCTTCCGGAAGGTTATGTACCTTGTTCTAGTTTTTGGTTAGTAAATGATAAAGAACAAGTTCTAGGATCTATTAGAATTAGACATGGTAATATCCCTTTTGATGGTAATATAGGATATGATATTGCTCCAAAATATAGAGGTAATGGGTATGGAAATAAAATATTAGAATTAGCACTACCTTATGCAAAGGAAATTGGGCTTGATAAAGTTGTGTTAAATTGTGCTAAAACTAATATACGCTCTGAAAAAGTTATTTTAAATAATAATGGAATATTCTTTAAAAGTCATGAAAAAGACGGTAATTTGTATAATCAATTTGAAATTAAATTTTAG
- a CDS encoding cold-shock protein codes for MNNGIVKWFNNEKGFGFITVDGGEDVFAHFSAIQTDGFKSLEEGQKVSFNIVKGARGPQAENITIL; via the coding sequence ATGAATAACGGAATAGTAAAATGGTTCAACAATGAAAAAGGATTTGGTTTTATAACAGTAGATGGTGGAGAAGATGTATTTGCACATTTCTCAGCAATACAAACTGATGGATTCAAATCATTAGAAGAAGGTCAAAAAGTAAGCTTTAATATAGTTAAAGGTGCTAGAGGTCCTCAAGCAGAAAACATAACTATATTATAA
- a CDS encoding immunity 26/phosphotriesterase HocA family protein, translated as MIKRRKRPKDGDVFTIDIKEGLYSYGQVIDKEYNLYLIYDILGDENKSIEEVIKSPKMLLTRSFNYSFRDGDWKIVGNAQIPEDLNIPMFKMGVDSKYHVVNYKCQRLINIIILIQ; from the coding sequence GTGATAAAAAGAAGAAAAAGACCTAAAGATGGAGATGTTTTTACAATAGATATAAAAGAAGGATTGTACTCATATGGACAGGTAATAGATAAAGAATATAACCTATATTTAATATATGATATATTAGGTGATGAAAATAAATCTATAGAGGAAGTAATAAAAAGTCCAAAAATGCTTTTAACAAGAAGTTTTAATTATTCATTTAGAGATGGGGATTGGAAGATAGTAGGTAATGCTCAAATTCCAGAAGACTTAAATATACCTATGTTTAAAATGGGGGTAGATAGTAAATATCATGTAGTAAACTACAAATGTCAGAGGCTGATAAATATCATTATTTTAATACAATAG